One Oryza brachyantha chromosome 3, ObraRS2, whole genome shotgun sequence DNA segment encodes these proteins:
- the LOC102702178 gene encoding uncharacterized protein LOC102702178 produces the protein MEAIVEGSKYECLLFDLDDTLYPFSSGINLACRKNIQDYMRHHLQIEESQIADMCLELYKEYGTTMAGLKALGYEFDNDEFHASVHGTLPYDNLRFDPVLRTLLLSIPQRKIIFTNSDKAHAEEVLRRVGLQDCFEGIICFETLNPPALTCDGLYKPLSYISDELSSDMDDSDESDGFRPKSPILCKPSIEAMEAAIRIANADPAKTIFFDDSVRNIASGKAAGFHTVIVGRPTLVPGADHALESIHNIKEALPEIWDGWSESDAVLASTAAETAVVA, from the exons ATGGAGGCTATAGTTGAAGGATCAAAGTATGAGTGCTTGCTGTTTG ATTTGGATGATACTCTGTACCCCTTCAGCTCTGGCATCAATCTAGCTTGTCGCAAAAATATACAAG ATTACATGCGTCACCATCTGCAAATTGAAGAAAGCCAAATTGCAGATATGTGTCTGGAACTGTACAAGGAATATGGCACTACAATGGCTGGTCTTAAG GCATTAGGTTACGAGTTTGACAATGATGAATTTCACGCAAGTGTCCATGGTACATTGCCATATGACAATCTGCGGTTTGATCCTGTTTTGAGGACCCTTCTACTTTCTATTCCGCAGAGAAAAATA ATATTCACAAACTCTGATAAAGCTCATGCGGAAGAGGTTCTACGCAGGGTGGGTTTACAGGACTGCTTCGAAGGCATAATATGCTTCGAGACACTGAATCCACCAGCCCTGACATGCGATGGTCTATACAAGCCCCTGAGTTATATCTCTGATGAATTATCTTCTGACATGGATGACTCAGATGAATCAGATGGGTTCAGACCTAAATCACCCATTCTCTGCAAGCCCTCTATTGAAGCCATGGAAGCTGCGATTCGGATTGCGAATGCTGATCCTGCGAAGACG ATCTTCTTTGATGACAGCGTTCGAAACATAGCGTCAGGAAAAGCTGCAGGCTTTCACACTGTGATT GTTGGCAGGCCAACGCTGGTTCCAGGTGCGGATCACGCGCTTGAAAGCATCCACAACATCAAGGAAGCATTGCCTGAGATATGGGACGGTTGGTCTGAATCTGATGCCGTTCTTGCTTCCACTGCTGCCGAGACAGCGGTTGTTGCTTGA